Genomic segment of Streptomyces alboniger:
GGCGGCGCGGGCCTGCTGTTCGTAGACGCCCGGGTCGGAGTAGCGCTGGCTGAAATGCGTCAGTACGAGATGCCGCACCCCCGCGTCGACGGCGACGCGCGCCGCCTGACTGGCCGTCAAGTGACCGTGGTCGATGGCCAGTTGCTCGTCCTCGTCGAGGAACGTCGACTCGATGACGAGCATGTCGCAGCCCTCGGCGAGCGCGTACACGCCGTCGCAGAGCCGGGTGTCCATCACGAAGGCGAACCGCTGGCCGCGCCGCACCTCGCTGACCTCTTCCAGCGTGACGCCGCCGAGGACGCCCTCCTTCTGGAGCCGCCCGACGTCGGGTCCCCTGATGCCGCGCTCGGCGAGCAGCCGGGGCAGCATGCGGCGTCCGTCCGGTTCGGTCAGGCGGTAGCCGTACGACTCGACGGGGTGGGAGAGCTTCATCGCGTCGAGGGTGTACGAGGGGGCGGCGGCCAGCGGCCCGTCGGCGGCGACCGGGGCCTCGGTGAGCGCCACGGTCTCGCGGTAGGCCGTGGCGTACCGCAGCCGGTCGAAGAAGCGCTGCCCG
This window contains:
- a CDS encoding ribonuclease Z, with product MSARELVVLGTASQVPTRHRNHNGYVLLWDGQGILFDPGEGTQRQMLRAGVAAHDLHRICVTHFHGDHSLGLAGVIQRINLDRVPHPVTAHFPASGQRFFDRLRYATAYRETVALTEAPVAADGPLAAAPSYTLDAMKLSHPVESYGYRLTEPDGRRMLPRLLAERGIRGPDVGRLQKEGVLGGVTLEEVSEVRRGQRFAFVMDTRLCDGVYALAEGCDMLVIESTFLDEDEQLAIDHGHLTASQAARVAVDAGVRHLVLTHFSQRYSDPGVYEQQARAAGFDGELTIARDLLRVPLPKRT